A section of the Leptospira kobayashii genome encodes:
- a CDS encoding LIC10486 family protein, with translation MSDTQPKTELLKRQADMMGLTMDAVFTDEQAKEVLQGKITDSYLIKLKLDIDNKNGMLLILVSSIRKHIMEIYSVVGTSQIFRRIRTFADYVQISQDLADIGKSGGMDLALSENVGRALHRIFTKETLDEFLPLWQKKDPSRLPDLIEPAIINATKATRVKIQAEIDKLSSAKFRYENPMKGTINPVAKPEDDAPPAAPEAVDPTAVPAGAVRSGDMTPIDRQMEQFRAGFGKELRMKTVISPISGVDFDDLMEGQEILFRVPLDTAEGMTNANLLGLIDEDGNVAKAPIVGKFLGIASSKNEYHIFAEGPNNYLFHSIEEHPVKVAIPKIAGAASSTKQKSGGAKKKQESSGGGTLYTLIGIFAAIILIGFLIFVMVIL, from the coding sequence ATGTCTGATACACAACCTAAAACTGAATTATTAAAACGCCAAGCGGATATGATGGGTCTGACCATGGACGCGGTTTTTACCGATGAACAAGCCAAAGAAGTTCTTCAGGGTAAGATCACAGACTCGTATCTTATAAAACTTAAGTTAGATATAGATAATAAAAACGGGATGTTACTCATTCTGGTATCTTCCATCAGAAAACATATCATGGAAATTTATTCCGTGGTAGGTACTTCGCAGATTTTCAGAAGGATCCGTACTTTCGCCGATTATGTACAAATATCCCAGGACTTAGCTGATATTGGAAAAAGCGGCGGGATGGATCTCGCTCTTTCTGAAAATGTGGGACGGGCATTGCATCGCATTTTTACAAAGGAAACTTTGGATGAATTCCTTCCTCTTTGGCAAAAGAAAGATCCTTCCAGGCTTCCCGATCTGATCGAACCTGCCATTATCAATGCTACTAAAGCTACAAGAGTCAAAATCCAAGCGGAGATTGACAAACTTTCCAGTGCTAAATTTCGTTATGAAAACCCGATGAAGGGAACAATCAATCCTGTTGCCAAACCTGAAGACGACGCACCTCCTGCAGCCCCGGAAGCTGTCGACCCGACCGCTGTTCCAGCTGGAGCGGTTCGTTCCGGAGACATGACACCTATCGATCGTCAGATGGAGCAATTCCGGGCAGGGTTTGGAAAAGAGCTTCGAATGAAGACGGTCATTTCTCCCATCAGTGGAGTTGATTTTGATGATCTAATGGAAGGTCAGGAAATTTTATTTCGTGTTCCTTTGGATACTGCCGAAGGTATGACCAATGCAAATCTGCTCGGGTTGATCGATGAAGATGGAAATGTTGCCAAGGCACCGATCGTAGGTAAATTTTTAGGAATTGCGTCTTCTAAAAATGAATACCATATTTTTGCCGAAGGCCCGAACAATTATCTTTTTCATTCTATCGAAGAACATCCCGTAAAAGTTGCGATTCCCAAAATTGCAGGTGCGGCATCTTCCACAAAACAAAAGTCAGGTGGAGCCAAGAAAAAACAAGAATCCAGCGGTGGCGGAACTCTTTATACTTTGATAGGGATTTTTGCTGCGATTATTCTGATCGGTTTTCTTATTTTTGTAATGGTTATCCTATAA
- the leuS gene encoding leucine--tRNA ligase, with translation MNYPFQDIEPKWQTHWAEENTFRTNPHSTKPKYYCLDMFPYPSGAGLHVGHPEGYTATDIISRLKRMQGFEVLHPMGWDAFGLPAERYAMTTGVHPKETTKKNIDTFRRQIKMLGLSYDWEREISTTDPEYYRWTQWIFLQIYNSYFDRKEKKAKPIDGLISLFEKEGSSFFEGKELPKGVSFSAADWKTKSRKEKEDILSYFRLVYEASIPVNWCEALGTVLANEEVEEWTSKGYSVERRPMRQYMMRITSYAERLLEDLSLCEWPVSTLEMQRNWIGKSEGLEIEFPLESGKGNILVYTTRPDTIFGATYMVLSPEHPLVPEITTAEQKSAIETYQKDCSLKSDLERTELNKDKTGVFTGAYATLPTNSSQKIPVYISDYVLYGYGTGAIMAVPAHDQRDYDFAVKFNLPIIPVIRGEISEGKAFDSKESVCINSKSDSISLDGLAYKQAFAAISDWAESKGVGKRKTQFKLRDWLFARQRYWGEPIPLVHFEDGTPQALTDAELPLVLPDLKEFKPSGTGESPLALAKDWLVYKDPKTGEIAKRETNTMPQWAGSCWYYLRYIDPKNDKKLIDPELEKKWMPVEAYVGGAEHAVLHLLYSRFWHKILFDLGHVSTPEPFQKLVHQGLILGEDKGKMSKSRGNVVNPDDVVAEFGADTLRLFEMFMGPFEMAKPWSKNGVDGVFRFLNRVWRLFHSGADESFLIQDIEPTEAELKTLHRTLKKVKEDIDGFAFNTAISQMMIFVNEMTSSGRKPRAVFEPFLLALSPFAPHLAEEIWSKLGHKKSLAYEPYPSWNEKYLLDATITIVVQVNGKMRGEFSAARDVNQADAISLAKKVEKVLPFIEGKEIKKEIYVPGKLVNLVVIG, from the coding sequence ATGAATTACCCCTTCCAAGATATTGAACCAAAATGGCAAACCCATTGGGCAGAAGAGAATACCTTCCGTACCAATCCCCATTCTACCAAACCAAAATACTATTGTTTAGACATGTTTCCGTACCCAAGTGGTGCAGGATTACATGTAGGCCATCCTGAAGGCTATACAGCGACCGATATTATCTCTCGATTGAAGAGAATGCAAGGATTTGAAGTTCTCCACCCTATGGGTTGGGATGCATTCGGGCTTCCGGCGGAAAGATACGCCATGACGACCGGTGTTCACCCCAAAGAAACCACCAAAAAGAACATCGATACCTTCCGCCGACAGATCAAAATGTTGGGGCTTTCCTACGATTGGGAAAGGGAGATTTCCACTACAGATCCCGAATATTACCGATGGACCCAGTGGATTTTCCTTCAAATTTATAATTCCTACTTTGACCGGAAGGAAAAAAAAGCCAAACCGATCGACGGACTGATTTCTCTTTTTGAAAAAGAAGGTTCCTCTTTCTTTGAAGGGAAAGAACTCCCCAAAGGAGTGAGTTTTTCCGCAGCTGACTGGAAAACGAAGTCCCGTAAAGAAAAAGAAGACATTTTATCTTATTTCAGACTGGTTTACGAAGCGAGCATTCCGGTTAACTGGTGTGAGGCGCTCGGAACGGTTCTTGCCAATGAAGAAGTGGAGGAATGGACTTCCAAAGGTTATTCCGTAGAAAGAAGGCCGATGCGTCAGTATATGATGCGTATCACTTCCTATGCAGAAAGATTATTGGAAGATTTATCTCTTTGCGAATGGCCGGTTTCCACTTTGGAAATGCAAAGGAACTGGATTGGAAAGTCGGAAGGATTGGAAATCGAATTTCCTTTGGAATCGGGAAAGGGAAACATTCTGGTTTATACAACCCGCCCTGATACTATCTTCGGTGCTACTTATATGGTACTTTCGCCGGAACATCCTTTGGTCCCTGAAATTACCACTGCGGAACAAAAATCTGCGATCGAAACTTATCAAAAAGACTGCTCTCTCAAAAGTGATTTGGAAAGAACAGAGTTGAATAAAGACAAAACCGGGGTCTTTACCGGAGCATATGCCACTCTTCCTACCAACTCTTCCCAAAAAATTCCGGTTTATATTTCCGATTACGTTTTGTACGGATATGGAACCGGTGCCATTATGGCGGTTCCCGCACACGACCAACGTGATTATGATTTCGCGGTAAAATTCAATCTTCCTATCATTCCTGTCATCCGGGGAGAAATCTCAGAAGGCAAAGCATTCGACTCGAAAGAATCGGTATGCATCAATTCCAAATCCGACTCGATTTCTTTGGACGGACTAGCCTACAAACAAGCGTTTGCCGCTATTTCCGATTGGGCCGAGTCAAAAGGTGTCGGAAAAAGAAAAACCCAATTCAAACTCAGGGATTGGCTTTTTGCCAGACAAAGATATTGGGGAGAACCGATTCCACTCGTTCATTTTGAAGATGGAACTCCACAAGCTTTGACCGATGCGGAACTTCCTCTTGTACTTCCCGACTTGAAAGAATTCAAACCTTCCGGCACAGGTGAATCTCCTCTCGCTTTGGCGAAAGACTGGCTTGTTTATAAAGACCCGAAGACGGGCGAGATTGCGAAAAGAGAAACCAATACTATGCCACAATGGGCAGGATCATGTTGGTATTACCTGCGTTATATTGATCCTAAGAATGACAAAAAGCTGATCGATCCTGAATTGGAAAAAAAATGGATGCCTGTGGAAGCCTACGTGGGCGGTGCGGAGCATGCCGTATTGCATTTGTTATACTCTCGTTTCTGGCACAAAATCCTTTTTGATCTGGGCCATGTTTCCACTCCGGAACCTTTTCAAAAATTAGTCCACCAAGGACTGATTCTGGGAGAAGACAAAGGAAAAATGTCCAAATCCAGAGGGAACGTAGTCAATCCGGACGATGTAGTTGCTGAATTCGGCGCGGACACTCTTCGCCTTTTTGAAATGTTTATGGGCCCTTTTGAAATGGCCAAACCTTGGAGCAAAAACGGAGTCGATGGAGTATTTCGTTTTTTAAATCGGGTGTGGAGATTGTTTCATTCCGGCGCAGACGAATCCTTCCTGATCCAAGATATAGAACCTACGGAAGCGGAATTAAAAACACTTCATCGCACTCTTAAAAAAGTAAAAGAAGATATCGACGGGTTTGCTTTCAATACGGCGATTTCCCAGATGATGATATTCGTGAACGAAATGACCTCATCCGGCAGAAAACCAAGAGCGGTCTTTGAACCGTTTCTATTGGCACTTTCTCCTTTCGCTCCCCACCTAGCAGAAGAAATATGGAGTAAATTGGGTCATAAAAAATCTTTAGCTTACGAACCTTATCCTTCTTGGAATGAAAAATATCTCTTGGATGCAACGATTACGATTGTTGTACAAGTGAATGGAAAGATGAGAGGCGAATTTTCTGCTGCCAGAGATGTAAATCAAGCCGATGCGATTTCACTGGCCAAAAAAGTGGAAAAAGTCCTTCCCTTTATCGAAGGGAAGGAAATCAAAAAAGAAATCTATGTTCCCGGCAAATTGGTAAACTTAGTGGTTATAGGATAA
- a CDS encoding ABC transporter ATP-binding protein, translating to MLEFLNVSKSFPSEPEPIEVLKKISFRVKSGEFVAIMGPSGSGKSTLLGIAAGLDQPDVGNVVLDDVDLTKETETNLASLRAERIGFIFQNFQLLPGMNALENVGLPLYLKTRLSEKEILEKSMTLLKSVSMEHRASSFPKQLSGGEEQRIAIARAFINEPKIIFADEPTANLDSKNSKVVLDLLLDRNKKQNTTLVIVTHDPAVAKLADRVLEMRDGEIISPSQTKSVKKAKPAKKKKK from the coding sequence ATGTTAGAGTTTTTAAACGTATCAAAGTCTTTCCCATCCGAGCCTGAACCCATTGAAGTGCTCAAAAAAATATCATTTAGAGTCAAATCTGGTGAATTTGTAGCAATAATGGGACCGTCCGGTTCAGGTAAATCCACACTTTTGGGTATAGCTGCCGGACTTGATCAACCGGATGTAGGTAATGTAGTACTGGACGATGTAGACTTAACTAAAGAAACAGAAACAAATCTCGCTTCTTTACGTGCGGAGAGAATAGGATTTATATTTCAGAACTTTCAGTTATTGCCCGGAATGAATGCTTTGGAGAATGTCGGGTTACCTCTTTACTTAAAAACCCGTTTGAGCGAGAAGGAAATTTTGGAAAAGTCGATGACTCTATTGAAATCCGTTTCTATGGAACATAGAGCAAGCAGTTTTCCCAAACAATTGTCAGGTGGTGAAGAACAAAGAATTGCAATTGCACGAGCCTTTATCAATGAACCGAAGATTATTTTTGCGGATGAGCCGACTGCCAACCTCGATTCTAAAAATAGCAAAGTGGTTTTGGATTTGCTTCTCGATAGAAACAAGAAACAAAACACAACACTTGTTATTGTAACACACGATCCTGCAGTGGCAAAACTTGCAGACAGGGTTCTTGAAATGAGAGACGGAGAAATCATTTCTCCTTCCCAAACAAAATCGGTAAAAAAAGCAAAGCCTGCTAAGAAGAAGAAAAAATGA
- a CDS encoding ABC transporter permease, with translation MNLGLFKFYLKRELFSRWEFSFLILLSIALGVGSVIGIHSYKDNIKSAIQKEAKNLMGADLALQSPQEVTEEARSLVDRTLPSGSETSSSIQFLSMVISANNEENSLSYIKAVETNYPFYGQFETEPKDAYHKLSSKEILLEKNLGENLKVKLGDSVRLGESLLRVSGWILKEPGAVGSFVGSAPTSVILQETAKATGLIQRGSRIRFTIFAKIPTNIDSLDWKEKHFEELIKNDLTIYHNTEVNSGSQQFLTNTFDYMSLLALAGFFLGAISVYTTIRTRLREKKNEIAVMKCLGAEPKIILGLVISEIFIVSLIGTGIGLWIGYEIQVLLPSFTGSEFLGTITPGISFSSLFWSLLLGIFVPLLVALPLVIEAGRIKPLLALKEVESREQSAGDKRLVIFSSLGIYLLFFILATYETDSFLKGSVFALVLVSLPLLVFGLFKLFGLLMIRFTKWGLVSKEWSLVTKKIIRKSGSMRLSILGLGSALFILCLSLVLQESLMELSGAREIERRPNVFLLDIKEDQRENIETIFAKYPIQKKFVSPIIGARLAKVNGEPVKKEDTIRNAMERNWRATARTREYFLSYREELYETEKVTSGEWWDSSKINEISVEKDFSGYLKAGVGDTLTFNVQGVEVLGKITNLRSVNWSDMKPNFVVIFSKGTLEKAPRFYISSLLLEENADRYKLQKEVVSKYPNVTVIDTEKTVQAFMGILEKVTQMIRLMTGFILASSLLLVLTSLYSSQLERKKEFALLRVIGARSRYLSLHFAREGILIATVSFLIGLVYSLVSNEILNRFVLELTSVIPWGSLTVVFATVVCITLLLYASGLVALFRLPPKTLLKEVR, from the coding sequence ATGAACCTCGGATTATTCAAATTTTACTTAAAGCGGGAACTGTTTTCCAGATGGGAATTTTCCTTTTTGATTCTACTGTCCATTGCCTTGGGAGTCGGATCCGTAATCGGAATCCATTCTTATAAGGACAATATCAAATCCGCCATTCAGAAAGAAGCCAAGAACCTGATGGGGGCGGATCTTGCCTTGCAGTCTCCTCAAGAAGTTACGGAAGAGGCCAGATCCTTGGTCGATCGGACATTGCCTTCCGGATCGGAGACATCTTCTTCCATTCAATTTTTATCTATGGTGATTTCCGCAAATAATGAGGAGAATTCCCTCAGTTATATCAAAGCAGTGGAGACAAATTACCCGTTTTACGGGCAATTTGAAACAGAGCCAAAAGACGCTTATCACAAACTTTCCTCAAAAGAGATCCTTCTAGAGAAAAATCTAGGCGAAAACCTTAAGGTAAAGTTGGGAGATTCCGTTCGCTTGGGCGAAAGTTTACTTCGTGTTTCCGGATGGATATTGAAAGAGCCGGGGGCGGTAGGATCTTTTGTGGGATCGGCTCCGACTTCGGTGATTTTACAGGAAACTGCTAAGGCTACAGGTCTCATCCAAAGAGGAAGTAGGATTCGGTTTACCATCTTTGCAAAAATACCGACTAACATAGATTCTTTGGACTGGAAAGAGAAACATTTTGAAGAATTGATCAAAAACGATCTGACTATTTATCACAACACTGAGGTCAATTCGGGTTCCCAACAGTTTTTAACCAATACTTTCGACTATATGTCCTTACTGGCGCTTGCCGGATTTTTTTTGGGAGCCATTTCCGTTTATACTACGATTCGAACTAGGCTTCGCGAAAAGAAAAATGAAATCGCTGTGATGAAATGTTTGGGAGCGGAACCAAAAATCATCTTAGGACTTGTGATCAGTGAAATTTTTATCGTGTCACTAATTGGAACAGGGATAGGGCTTTGGATCGGATATGAGATTCAAGTGCTACTTCCCAGTTTTACCGGATCGGAATTTCTGGGAACCATCACTCCCGGGATTAGTTTTTCATCACTCTTTTGGAGTTTGTTGCTTGGGATTTTCGTTCCCCTTCTTGTGGCGTTGCCTTTGGTAATCGAAGCAGGAAGGATCAAACCTCTGCTTGCCTTGAAAGAAGTGGAATCCAGAGAACAATCTGCGGGAGATAAAAGGTTAGTCATATTTTCTTCTTTGGGAATTTATCTTTTGTTTTTCATTCTGGCAACTTATGAAACCGATTCTTTCCTGAAAGGATCCGTATTTGCATTAGTTCTTGTTAGTTTGCCGTTGCTTGTTTTCGGATTATTCAAATTGTTCGGACTTTTGATGATTCGATTTACCAAATGGGGACTCGTCTCCAAAGAATGGAGTCTTGTTACCAAAAAAATTATCCGCAAATCCGGTTCCATGCGTTTATCTATTCTTGGACTTGGGTCCGCGTTATTCATTCTTTGCCTCTCTCTTGTATTGCAGGAAAGTCTTATGGAACTCAGCGGTGCACGTGAGATAGAAAGAAGGCCGAATGTATTTCTTTTGGATATCAAAGAAGACCAAAGAGAAAACATAGAAACCATTTTTGCCAAGTACCCGATTCAAAAGAAATTCGTATCTCCCATCATCGGAGCAAGACTTGCCAAGGTGAACGGTGAGCCTGTTAAAAAAGAAGATACGATTCGTAACGCGATGGAACGAAATTGGAGAGCCACTGCCCGAACCCGTGAATACTTTTTATCTTACAGAGAGGAACTTTATGAAACGGAGAAAGTGACATCGGGGGAATGGTGGGATTCTTCCAAGATCAATGAAATCTCGGTAGAAAAGGATTTTTCGGGATATTTGAAGGCGGGAGTGGGAGATACTTTGACTTTCAACGTGCAAGGTGTGGAGGTTTTGGGAAAAATCACTAATCTTCGTTCTGTGAATTGGTCTGATATGAAACCGAATTTTGTTGTGATTTTTTCCAAAGGAACTTTGGAGAAGGCTCCTCGTTTTTATATCTCTTCCTTGCTTTTGGAAGAGAACGCTGATCGGTACAAATTGCAAAAAGAGGTAGTTTCAAAATACCCGAACGTAACTGTCATCGATACAGAAAAAACGGTTCAGGCGTTTATGGGGATTTTGGAAAAAGTGACCCAGATGATCCGATTGATGACCGGGTTTATTTTAGCATCTTCTCTTTTGCTTGTTTTGACTTCGTTGTATTCCAGTCAGCTGGAACGAAAAAAGGAATTTGCATTATTGCGTGTGATCGGGGCACGTAGTCGTTATCTGTCTTTGCATTTTGCAAGAGAAGGAATCCTGATCGCTACCGTTTCGTTTTTGATCGGGTTGGTTTATTCGCTTGTTTCCAACGAAATATTGAACCGGTTTGTTTTGGAATTAACAAGTGTGATACCTTGGGGATCTCTTACCGTAGTATTTGCAACGGTGGTATGTATTACTCTATTATTATATGCTTCCGGATTGGTAGCACTCTTCCGTTTGCCGCCGAAGACTTTGTTAAAAGAAGTAAGATAA
- the fcpA gene encoding flagellar coiling protein FcpA, producing the protein MKIFKYLLILQLVLGSSAMFAQDANAQDGQAAKDQVDELLKGELVPENDDAELTEDQKKRKATVMEHESIWKNPDYKGYNKTFQELHQLSKTFANNQFRLALSNYQSGVNTTLKNREWVEQYRKEEAEKKRLDEKWYWQKVDRRAREERVVYREKMKAKQDALNYFSKAINHLDEIKNPDLRERPEFKRLLSDVYRSWILVEYDLQNLPQCIPILELYLEIDDNEKEYPAHKYLASAYSFEENMIKKSKGPDDMLFKYRYKKNVHLLRATELKYGKDSPEYKHIVNIINRDEVISVAQ; encoded by the coding sequence ATGAAGATTTTTAAATATCTCCTCATTCTCCAGTTAGTGTTAGGATCTAGCGCGATGTTCGCGCAAGATGCAAATGCTCAAGACGGCCAAGCGGCAAAAGATCAAGTCGACGAACTTCTCAAAGGTGAACTCGTTCCTGAAAATGATGACGCTGAGCTAACTGAAGATCAGAAAAAAAGAAAAGCAACTGTGATGGAACACGAATCCATCTGGAAAAACCCCGACTACAAGGGTTACAATAAAACTTTCCAAGAGTTGCACCAACTTTCCAAAACTTTCGCAAACAACCAATTCCGATTGGCTCTTTCCAACTACCAATCAGGTGTGAATACCACTCTGAAAAACAGAGAATGGGTAGAACAATACCGAAAGGAAGAAGCTGAGAAAAAACGCTTAGATGAAAAATGGTACTGGCAAAAAGTAGATCGCCGTGCCCGAGAAGAAAGAGTTGTTTACCGCGAAAAAATGAAAGCGAAACAAGATGCTCTTAACTACTTCTCTAAAGCAATCAATCATTTAGATGAAATCAAAAACCCTGATCTAAGAGAAAGACCTGAGTTCAAAAGACTTTTGAGCGACGTATATCGTTCTTGGATTCTTGTAGAGTATGATTTGCAAAATCTACCGCAATGTATCCCGATCTTAGAGCTTTACTTGGAAATTGATGACAACGAAAAAGAATACCCTGCTCACAAATACCTTGCGAGTGCATATTCTTTCGAAGAAAACATGATCAAAAAGTCCAAAGGACCGGATGATATGTTATTCAAATATCGTTACAAGAAAAACGTTCACCTTCTTCGTGCAACTGAATTGAAATATGGAAAAGATTCTCCTGAATACAAACATATAGTAAATATCATCAACAGAGATGAGGTGATTTCGGTAGCACAATAA
- a CDS encoding ATP-binding protein — MNLSEATAIREGSPQCKNCGGVGFTLVENVRGSRSGALSLCFCVGSDCNKCESKGQAPYLVFDQSQNRMLPCVCHNARLSVRNLEQLVENANIPARYRFQFLSTIDLGESNHDPDLSFIVAHDWANELVHSWADPSFVPQGFYLWGGTGSGKTLLACVILNELIFRYGVKCKYAKVNKDFLSAIRDTYQTDSETHGQERFIEREFANVDVLVIDDFGVQKESEFNNRKLYDLIDSRYEQEKITLLTSNHPLDEWRERGQGRIYSRLMEMTKEIQLKCPDYRMKFTPERV; from the coding sequence ATGAATCTTTCTGAAGCAACAGCCATTCGAGAGGGTAGCCCACAGTGCAAAAACTGCGGGGGGGTCGGTTTTACCCTTGTGGAGAATGTCCGAGGTTCCCGTTCGGGGGCTTTATCGCTCTGTTTTTGCGTTGGTTCCGACTGTAACAAATGTGAGTCGAAAGGTCAGGCGCCTTATTTGGTTTTTGATCAGTCACAAAACAGGATGCTTCCGTGTGTTTGCCATAACGCCCGTTTATCCGTTCGTAATTTGGAGCAATTGGTGGAGAATGCAAACATCCCTGCCCGTTATAGATTTCAGTTTTTATCTACGATTGATTTGGGGGAGAGCAATCACGACCCCGATCTTTCCTTTATTGTGGCACATGATTGGGCCAATGAATTGGTTCATAGTTGGGCCGATCCTTCTTTTGTTCCCCAAGGTTTTTATCTTTGGGGAGGTACAGGTTCGGGTAAAACACTTCTCGCCTGTGTGATTTTGAACGAACTTATTTTTCGCTACGGCGTTAAATGCAAATATGCTAAAGTCAATAAAGACTTCCTATCTGCCATTCGGGATACCTACCAGACGGACAGTGAAACTCACGGACAGGAAAGATTCATTGAACGCGAATTTGCCAACGTAGATGTACTTGTCATTGATGATTTCGGAGTTCAAAAAGAATCCGAGTTCAACAATCGAAAATTATACGACCTCATAGATAGTCGCTATGAACAGGAAAAGATCACTCTTCTTACTTCCAATCATCCTTTGGATGAATGGAGGGAGAGAGGTCAAGGAAGAATCTACTCCCGTTTGATGGAGATGACCAAAGAGATCCAGTTGAAATGTCCTGATTATAGGATGAAGTTCACACCGGAGAGGGTTTGA
- the folK gene encoding 2-amino-4-hydroxy-6-hydroxymethyldihydropteridine diphosphokinase: protein MKYSSIAFLSLGSNLGDRFHYLEQAVWEISLLPAITILSQSKPLETLPLENTNQPSFLNQIVKIRIVPSFTLPCLLETLQSIEQKLGRQHRSWKGPREIDIDILTYESVVMNTDFLTLPHHSLFTRPFIKQILNEMGESDLYTVFQDVYNEKYHSRV from the coding sequence GTGAAATACTCAAGTATCGCTTTTCTCTCTCTCGGATCGAACTTAGGTGATCGTTTCCATTATTTAGAGCAAGCGGTTTGGGAAATTTCCTTATTACCTGCAATCACAATCCTATCTCAGTCAAAACCTCTCGAAACTTTACCTTTGGAAAATACGAACCAACCCAGTTTCCTAAATCAAATCGTCAAAATCAGAATCGTACCTTCCTTTACTTTGCCATGTCTTTTGGAAACTTTGCAAAGTATCGAACAGAAGTTGGGAAGACAACACCGCTCTTGGAAAGGCCCGAGAGAAATCGACATAGATATTTTAACTTATGAATCCGTAGTGATGAATACGGATTTTCTAACTCTTCCGCATCATTCCCTGTTCACCCGTCCTTTCATTAAACAGATATTAAATGAAATGGGTGAATCGGATTTATATACTGTATTTCAGGATGTCTATAATGAAAAATATCATTCTAGAGTTTAA
- the panB gene encoding 3-methyl-2-oxobutanoate hydroxymethyltransferase: MKNIILEFKKKKETNTPISVITCYDYSFAKLFAQTEVDSILVGDSMGNVIQGHGSTMPVTLDDIIYHTNAVCRGASNKTIIADMPFLSYQTSVSDGIRAAGTIMKETKADCVKLEGDSDLVIELTQRLNEIGVPVMSHLGLTPQSFNTLGGYKVQGKTPESRARMIQKSKELVDAGAFAVLFEMIPESLGKEITESISVPTIGIGAGRYTSGQVLVMQDLLGMNDEFHPKFLKKYANFADDIKKAVGDYHDDVVKHLFPGEENGFKD; the protein is encoded by the coding sequence ATGAAAAATATCATTCTAGAGTTTAAAAAAAAGAAAGAAACAAACACCCCCATCTCCGTTATCACTTGTTATGATTATAGTTTTGCAAAACTGTTCGCTCAAACGGAAGTAGATTCCATTTTAGTCGGTGACTCTATGGGCAATGTGATCCAAGGTCACGGATCAACAATGCCTGTCACTCTGGACGATATCATCTACCATACGAATGCAGTTTGCAGAGGTGCTTCGAACAAAACCATCATTGCCGATATGCCTTTTTTATCTTACCAAACCTCAGTTTCCGACGGGATTCGTGCCGCAGGTACGATAATGAAAGAAACCAAAGCGGATTGTGTCAAATTGGAAGGGGACTCGGATCTTGTGATCGAACTTACTCAAAGGTTGAATGAAATAGGAGTTCCTGTGATGTCTCATCTGGGGCTCACTCCTCAGTCGTTTAACACCTTGGGAGGGTATAAAGTGCAAGGGAAAACTCCCGAGTCCCGCGCCAGAATGATACAGAAGTCAAAGGAACTTGTAGATGCGGGTGCTTTTGCCGTTCTTTTTGAAATGATTCCTGAGTCTTTGGGCAAGGAAATCACCGAATCCATTTCCGTGCCTACCATTGGAATCGGAGCAGGAAGATACACTTCCGGTCAGGTTTTGGTAATGCAGGATCTCTTGGGGATGAATGATGAATTCCATCCCAAGTTTTTGAAAAAATATGCAAACTTTGCAGATGATATAAAAAAAGCCGTTGGGGATTATCATGACGATGTCGTGAAACATCTATTCCCCGGAGAAGAGAACGGTTTTAAGGATTAG